A genomic window from Flavobacterium hankyongi includes:
- a CDS encoding LamG-like jellyroll fold domain-containing protein: MKTKLFSFLSLLVVGLSTAQINISESFETAFPTGWTTTGQSLGFTRNNNTTYSCSGSWLMYTTLYSSNMYSAIYTSAYVSDGNPISVSFQYNRGIGSITGNAYLYYEVNNSGSWQLVSSSSNFNSGCKLVQGTIAASNVPAGASVRFRMQLNMTNSGNVAVYIDNFNASQVLPLSSTEYTFNNTLNNTVGTNPFGSNVGTSFVADRNGNANSALNILNSGTSATIPGLPYGNAPRTISFWAKTNTMQSPYNVTFSYGLGSLGNACGGSFNDSNIDFFGYGSSYNTSAATSNTANTWYCFTYVYDGVNAKIYKNGVLLNSTAKSWNTINNSNIFKLGIGVAGELSFDGAIDDLKIFGYALTDTQISNLYNYNSLENNSLAYQFNFDNNYQDTTGTKSFGSVGNFEADRNGVANKALRLNNLGTFTNLNGIPVGNASRSVSIWFKMYGFNSDNFLFSYGSSTSNQSYGFSLTSNQINNYAWANDLTHTTSIPLNTWKHLVVTFDSATDVASIYLNGVLITSAVKSAWNTSNDVNFYLGASPNSGDFFNGAVDDLKIYNYPLTQTEITNLYNNNVLTASDFNQNNLKVSMYPNPVQEVLNIQTETNLKSIEIYNLQGQKVLEAKQNKINISNLKSGVYMVRIEDENSGVANKRIIKE, encoded by the coding sequence ATGAAAACAAAATTATTTTCTTTTTTAAGCTTACTAGTAGTTGGTTTATCAACCGCACAAATTAATATTTCGGAAAGTTTTGAAACAGCTTTCCCAACTGGTTGGACTACTACTGGACAGTCGTTAGGATTTACAAGAAATAACAATACGACGTATTCATGTTCAGGAAGTTGGCTTATGTATACTACATTATACAGTAGTAATATGTATTCGGCAATTTACACTTCTGCTTATGTTTCTGATGGTAATCCAATTTCTGTGTCTTTTCAATATAATAGAGGGATAGGAAGTATTACAGGAAATGCTTATTTGTATTATGAAGTAAACAATAGTGGCTCTTGGCAACTAGTATCTTCAAGTTCAAATTTTAATTCTGGTTGTAAATTAGTTCAAGGAACTATTGCGGCAAGTAATGTTCCTGCAGGTGCTTCAGTAAGATTTAGAATGCAGCTTAATATGACCAATTCAGGAAATGTTGCGGTATATATTGACAATTTTAATGCGTCTCAAGTCTTACCTCTTAGTTCAACCGAATATACATTTAATAACACTTTAAACAACACAGTTGGAACTAATCCTTTTGGGTCAAATGTTGGTACTTCATTTGTTGCAGATAGAAACGGAAATGCAAACAGTGCTCTTAATATTTTAAATTCAGGTACTTCAGCAACAATCCCAGGGTTACCTTATGGCAATGCGCCAAGAACAATATCTTTTTGGGCTAAAACAAATACAATGCAATCTCCTTATAATGTGACTTTTTCTTATGGACTAGGATCGTTAGGAAATGCTTGTGGTGGTTCTTTTAATGATTCAAATATTGATTTCTTTGGATATGGATCTTCTTATAATACAAGTGCCGCAACTAGTAATACAGCAAATACCTGGTATTGTTTTACTTATGTTTATGATGGTGTTAATGCAAAAATTTATAAAAATGGTGTCTTATTAAATAGTACTGCTAAATCATGGAATACGATTAATAATAGTAATATATTTAAATTAGGAATAGGAGTAGCAGGTGAATTAAGTTTTGATGGAGCCATTGATGATTTAAAGATTTTTGGTTACGCATTAACGGATACTCAAATCTCGAATTTATATAATTATAATTCTTTAGAAAATAATTCTTTAGCCTACCAATTTAATTTTGATAATAATTATCAAGATACTACAGGAACAAAAAGTTTTGGGAGTGTTGGAAATTTTGAAGCGGATAGAAATGGAGTTGCTAATAAAGCATTACGTTTAAATAACTTAGGTACTTTTACTAACTTAAACGGAATTCCTGTTGGAAATGCTTCTCGTTCGGTTTCTATATGGTTTAAAATGTATGGGTTTAATAGTGATAATTTTTTATTTAGTTATGGTTCATCAACATCAAATCAATCGTATGGGTTTTCATTAACCTCAAATCAAATTAATAATTATGCATGGGCAAATGATTTAACACATACTACTAGTATTCCTTTAAATACTTGGAAACATTTAGTAGTTACTTTTGATAGTGCAACAGATGTAGCTTCCATATATTTAAATGGTGTTTTGATAACAAGTGCTGTTAAATCGGCATGGAATACATCAAATGATGTTAATTTTTATTTAGGAGCATCGCCTAATTCGGGTGATTTTTTTAATGGTGCAGTGGATGATTTAAAAATTTACAATTATCCATTAACACAAACAGAAATTACAAACCTATATAACAATAATGTATTGACTGCTTCAGATTTCAATCAAAACAATTTAAAAGTGTCCATGTATCCAAATCCTGTTCAAGAGGTTTTGAATATTCAAACTGAAACGAATTTGAAATCAATAGAAATATACAATTTGCAAGGACAAAAGGTATTAGAAGCAAAACAAAATAAAATCAATATTTCAAATTTGAAATCGGGAGTTTATATGGTCAGAATTGAAGATGAAAATAGTGGAGTAGCAAATAAAAGGATAATAAAAGAATAG
- a CDS encoding sensor histidine kinase, producing MLTNSIYDIFQDKDNYMWFATEKGLCQFNGYSFHYYSEEKMTSKAGSCIKQDELGRIWYENFDGYLYYVENNQLKKLNQNKSIGYFKYGFIKDQLYVISERTIDVYDARRLIPLKKIDLNTNDVKTIFFTDDTIYVFANQLLVIKNDKIIHRINFPEDFSSTFNSILVEKTNNGLIISSKFSNYCYFFANNQFIKQTIDIKNTIVQNLSWCNGKNWLCTTTGIIAIDNNSNSKKEFFKDVNISYIYKTKNNNYWISTLTDGLFYIEDFDTQLIRSNESLTSLCFKNNQLFIGTKNDKILTFKENQFQTIYTGKDNHQMGQLFYDNYSNQLFFTSSKFGMLDKNLRLVATLPMAVKSVYSVDNKYLAYAASSSSGIFKTNTTTISPWDNAFDAKVVSKKLPYSNLLINAKGKATVYDSINKTIYYATNNGLFYLDVKGIPIELKYQNTSLNISKLSCKKGRLYACNGDLKLFQIQNKKLSEIDFPKNIKKDNIEKAIIKDDLLFLITNKYIFEYNLTSQDLKQVIHINSNIEINDVILKDNRYYISTNRGLIIKKQEVYQRTNPAFAIKTIKVNNQVFDKLDLDDLAYDENNIQIHYSILSPTPFEEHELLYRINESHWQKADILNPELVLNSLNHGKYTVEFALNSDFKNTKKIYFTIHRPFWLRFPFVIGASLLVLGLIYGLYRKNIKKIEKRNQMVLDKINLEKNANQSKLKAIKSQMNPHFFYNALNTLQSYILSNEKKEAIEYLSKFSNLTRTILEMTEKDWISVAEEVKTLKLYLDIEKGRFEDDFQYEIIVDPKIDDETSRIPSMLLQPFVENAIKHGLLHKVGIKVLIISFDKEAKNIKISIDDNGIGRQKSSELNQIKNKMHQSFATDALQNRINLLNQYNHQDITITITDKYNTTQQPSGTIVVLTIPISS from the coding sequence TTGCTGACTAACAGTATTTATGATATTTTTCAAGACAAAGACAACTATATGTGGTTTGCAACCGAAAAAGGTTTATGTCAATTTAATGGATACAGCTTTCACTATTACAGTGAAGAAAAAATGACTTCTAAAGCAGGTTCATGTATTAAACAAGATGAATTAGGAAGAATTTGGTATGAAAACTTTGATGGTTATTTGTATTATGTTGAAAACAACCAATTAAAAAAATTAAATCAAAACAAGTCCATTGGTTATTTTAAATATGGCTTTATCAAGGACCAATTATATGTTATTAGTGAAAGAACAATTGATGTATATGATGCTAGAAGGCTCATACCTTTAAAAAAAATTGATTTAAACACTAATGACGTTAAAACTATCTTTTTTACAGATGACACCATTTATGTTTTTGCGAATCAATTACTGGTTATAAAAAATGATAAAATTATACATAGAATTAATTTTCCAGAAGATTTCTCTTCAACATTTAATTCCATTTTAGTAGAAAAAACAAATAATGGTCTTATCATTAGTTCTAAATTTTCAAACTATTGCTACTTTTTTGCGAATAATCAATTCATCAAACAAACCATAGACATTAAAAACACTATTGTTCAAAACTTAAGTTGGTGTAATGGTAAAAATTGGCTTTGTACCACCACAGGAATTATTGCTATTGATAATAATTCCAATTCAAAAAAAGAATTCTTTAAAGATGTCAATATTTCTTATATCTACAAAACCAAAAATAACAACTATTGGATATCAACCTTAACAGATGGTTTGTTTTATATTGAAGATTTTGATACGCAATTAATACGCTCTAATGAAAGCTTAACTTCTTTATGTTTCAAAAACAACCAACTTTTCATCGGAACCAAAAATGATAAAATTCTCACTTTCAAAGAGAATCAATTCCAAACGATTTATACCGGAAAAGACAATCATCAAATGGGGCAACTATTTTATGATAACTATTCGAATCAATTATTCTTTACTTCGTCAAAATTTGGAATGCTGGACAAGAATTTACGCCTAGTAGCCACATTACCAATGGCAGTAAAAAGTGTTTACTCGGTTGACAACAAATATTTAGCATATGCCGCAAGTAGTTCTTCTGGAATTTTTAAAACCAATACAACGACAATAAGCCCTTGGGATAATGCTTTTGATGCTAAAGTTGTGTCAAAAAAATTACCATACAGCAATTTACTTATTAACGCAAAGGGAAAAGCCACTGTCTACGACTCGATAAATAAAACCATTTATTATGCTACTAATAATGGATTATTCTACTTGGATGTTAAAGGAATTCCTATAGAATTAAAATACCAAAATACTTCCTTAAACATTAGTAAACTATCTTGTAAAAAAGGAAGGCTGTATGCTTGTAATGGAGACTTAAAACTTTTTCAAATTCAAAACAAAAAACTTTCTGAAATTGATTTCCCCAAGAACATCAAAAAAGACAATATAGAAAAAGCTATTATAAAAGACGATTTGCTTTTTCTAATTACCAACAAATACATCTTCGAATACAATCTAACTTCACAAGACCTCAAGCAGGTTATTCACATTAACAGTAATATAGAAATAAATGATGTTATTTTAAAAGACAACCGTTACTATATTTCAACCAATAGAGGGCTAATTATAAAAAAACAAGAAGTTTATCAACGAACAAATCCTGCTTTTGCTATCAAAACCATTAAAGTAAACAATCAAGTTTTTGATAAATTAGATCTGGATGATTTGGCTTATGATGAAAATAACATCCAAATTCATTATTCTATTTTATCACCTACACCCTTTGAAGAACATGAATTACTCTATCGAATTAACGAATCACATTGGCAAAAAGCAGATATCTTAAATCCTGAATTAGTACTAAATTCCCTAAACCATGGCAAGTATACTGTTGAATTTGCACTAAATTCTGATTTTAAGAATACTAAAAAAATCTATTTTACAATTCATCGCCCGTTTTGGTTACGATTCCCTTTTGTTATTGGAGCATCACTCCTTGTTTTGGGACTTATCTATGGGTTGTACAGAAAAAATATTAAAAAAATTGAAAAGCGAAATCAAATGGTTTTGGACAAAATCAATCTGGAAAAAAATGCAAACCAATCCAAGTTAAAAGCCATTAAATCCCAGATGAATCCTCATTTCTTTTACAATGCCTTAAACACTTTGCAATCCTATATTTTATCTAATGAAAAAAAAGAAGCTATAGAATACTTGTCTAAATTTTCTAATTTAACCCGGACTATTTTAGAAATGACAGAAAAAGATTGGATTTCTGTTGCGGAAGAAGTTAAAACACTAAAACTATATTTAGATATAGAAAAAGGGCGTTTTGAGGATGATTTTCAATATGAAATTATAGTGGATCCGAAAATTGATGACGAAACATCTAGAATACCATCAATGCTTTTACAACCTTTTGTAGAAAATGCTATAAAACACGGATTACTTCATAAAGTTGGCATAAAAGTTTTAATCATTTCCTTTGACAAAGAAGCTAAAAATATAAAGATATCCATCGATGACAATGGTATTGGCAGACAGAAAAGTAGCGAATTAAATCAAATTAAAAACAAAATGCATCAATCCTTTGCTACTGATGCTTTACAAAATAGAATTAATCTATTAAACCAATACAATCATCAAGACATCACCATAACCATTACTGATAAGTACAACACGACACAACAGCCCTCAGGGACTATTGTTGTTCTCACAATTCCTATATCCTCATGA